Proteins encoded by one window of Blautia luti:
- a CDS encoding FAD-dependent oxidoreductase has translation MKSNYQHIFTPLTIKNMTIKNRIVMMPMGTNYGEQNGEMSFLHINYYKERAKGGTGLIIVENASVDSPQGSNGTTQLRIDHDNYLPRLYKFTEEIHKYGTCVAIQINHAGASAVSSRTNMQPVSASDVPSKDGGEIPRPLTVEEIHHIVKKYGEAAKRAQAAGFDAVEIHAGHSYLISQFLSPLTNKRTDEFGGSVENRTRFCRMVIEEVRKQVGPFFPILLRLSADELMEGGNTLEDTLEYLEYVQDEVDIFDVSCGLNGSIQYQIDANYMKDGWRSYMPKAVKEKFGKPCISMGNIRDPKVAEQILADGDADLIGMGRGLIAEPAWVNKVAAGKECDLRKCISCNIGCAGNRIGFNRPIRCTVNPSVLEGDVYKKQHVNKNCNVVVIGGGTAGLEAACTAAEVGCNTFLLEKGETLGGLASIISKIPAKKRLADFPNYQIHRAEQLDNLYIFKNTEGTPENIRKFHPNLIVTSTGSAPLLPPIKGLHDRIDKEGGKVASILGMINHINDYPEDMTGKKVVVVGGGAVGLDVVEFFAARNAEISIVEMMDQIGRDLDPVTKNDMKDQMKKHHVAQLTKTALQEVKDSSFLVKDAQGERELPFDYGFVCLGMRAQGQLYTELANAFASEDIEILNIGDSKRARRIIDGTMEGRNILNTLSLMGYLQ, from the coding sequence ATGAAAAGCAATTATCAGCATATTTTCACACCACTTACAATAAAAAATATGACTATCAAAAACCGTATTGTTATGATGCCTATGGGAACTAACTACGGAGAACAGAATGGAGAAATGAGTTTTCTTCATATCAATTATTACAAAGAACGCGCAAAAGGCGGCACCGGTCTGATCATCGTAGAGAACGCAAGTGTAGATTCTCCGCAGGGTTCCAACGGAACTACTCAGCTTCGTATTGACCATGACAACTATCTACCACGTCTGTACAAATTTACAGAAGAAATTCACAAATACGGTACCTGTGTTGCAATTCAGATCAACCATGCAGGTGCTTCCGCAGTTTCTTCCCGTACAAATATGCAGCCGGTTTCCGCATCTGATGTACCTTCCAAAGACGGCGGTGAAATCCCGCGTCCGTTAACTGTAGAAGAGATCCATCATATTGTAAAGAAATACGGAGAAGCAGCCAAGAGAGCTCAGGCAGCAGGTTTTGATGCAGTAGAAATCCACGCAGGGCATTCCTATCTGATCAGCCAGTTTCTCTCCCCTCTGACAAACAAACGTACTGATGAATTTGGCGGATCTGTAGAAAACAGAACACGTTTTTGCCGTATGGTCATCGAAGAAGTAAGAAAACAGGTTGGACCATTCTTCCCGATCCTGCTCCGTCTCAGTGCAGACGAACTGATGGAAGGCGGAAACACTCTGGAAGATACTCTGGAATACCTTGAATATGTACAGGACGAAGTTGATATCTTCGACGTTTCCTGCGGTTTAAATGGTTCTATCCAGTATCAGATCGATGCAAACTACATGAAAGACGGATGGCGTTCCTACATGCCAAAAGCTGTCAAGGAAAAATTCGGCAAGCCATGTATCTCCATGGGTAACATCCGTGACCCGAAGGTTGCTGAACAGATTCTTGCAGACGGCGATGCAGACCTGATCGGTATGGGACGTGGCCTGATCGCAGAACCTGCATGGGTAAACAAAGTTGCTGCAGGCAAAGAATGTGATCTTCGTAAATGTATCTCCTGTAATATCGGATGTGCCGGAAACAGAATCGGCTTCAACCGCCCGATCCGCTGTACTGTAAACCCATCCGTACTTGAAGGCGATGTTTATAAGAAACAGCATGTAAATAAAAACTGTAACGTTGTAGTTATCGGCGGTGGTACTGCCGGACTGGAAGCTGCCTGTACAGCCGCTGAAGTAGGCTGTAACACTTTCCTTTTGGAAAAAGGCGAAACTCTTGGCGGTCTTGCCTCTATCATCTCCAAGATTCCTGCAAAGAAACGTCTGGCTGACTTCCCGAACTACCAGATCCACAGAGCAGAGCAGCTTGACAACCTTTACATCTTCAAGAATACAGAAGGAACACCGGAAAATATCCGCAAGTTCCATCCAAACCTGATCGTAACCTCCACTGGTTCCGCACCACTGCTTCCTCCGATCAAAGGTCTTCATGACCGTATCGATAAAGAAGGCGGCAAAGTTGCTTCTATCCTTGGAATGATCAACCATATCAACGACTATCCGGAAGATATGACAGGCAAGAAAGTTGTTGTTGTCGGCGGCGGTGCTGTTGGTCTTGACGTTGTAGAATTCTTCGCAGCAAGAAATGCTGAAATCTCTATTGTAGAGATGATGGATCAGATCGGACGTGACCTTGACCCTGTTACAAAGAATGATATGAAAGATCAGATGAAGAAACACCATGTAGCTCAGCTTACAAAAACAGCCCTTCAGGAAGTAAAAGACAGCTCTTTCCTTGTAAAAGATGCACAGGGCGAGCGCGAACTTCCATTTGACTATGGCTTTGTATGTCTTGGTATGAGAGCTCAGGGACAGCTTTATACAGAACTGGCAAATGCATTCGCTTCCGAAGATATAGAAATTCTGAATATCGGTGACAGCAAACGTGCAAGAAGAATCATCGACGGAACTATGGAAGGAAGAAATATCCTCAACACACTTTCTCTGATGGGATATCTTCAGTAA
- a CDS encoding acyl-CoA carboxylase subunit beta, whose protein sequence is MSNATQSLAGTRITSLLDANSFVEIGQSVTARSTDFNITENKAPSDGVITGYGVIDDKLVYVYSQDASVLNGTVGEMHAKKITRLYDLAMKTGAPVIGLVDCAGIRLQEATDALEAFGEIYLKQTLASGVVPQITAVFGTCGGGMAVIPALTDFTFVEEKKGKMFINTPNALEGNNKDKCDTAAAAFQSAETGVIDGVGTEEEIIGQIRSLVSLLPSNNEDTDNYTECTDDLNRVCADLANCAGDTAIALSQIADNGVFFETKADFAKDMVTGFVRLNGATVGAVANRSEVYDAEGNKTEEFDGTISARGARKAADFVKFCDAFDIPVLTLTNATGFKATVCSEKMMAKSVGELVAAFADATVPKVNVVIGKAYGTAYVAMNSKSIGADLVYAWDNAEIGMMDASLAAKIMYADADAATLNEKAAQYRELQNGVASAAERGYVDTVISPADTRKYVIGAFEMLFTKREDRPSKKHGTV, encoded by the coding sequence ATGAGTAATGCAACACAAAGCTTAGCAGGCACAAGAATTACTTCTTTGCTTGACGCAAACAGTTTTGTCGAAATCGGTCAGAGCGTAACAGCCAGATCTACAGATTTCAACATCACTGAAAACAAAGCACCATCTGACGGTGTTATCACCGGATATGGCGTAATCGATGACAAACTGGTTTACGTATACAGCCAGGATGCATCTGTATTAAACGGTACTGTTGGTGAAATGCATGCGAAGAAAATTACCAGACTTTATGATCTGGCAATGAAAACAGGTGCACCGGTTATCGGACTGGTTGACTGCGCAGGTATCCGTCTTCAGGAAGCTACAGATGCTCTGGAAGCTTTTGGCGAGATTTATCTGAAACAGACACTGGCTTCCGGCGTTGTTCCGCAGATCACAGCTGTATTCGGAACCTGTGGCGGTGGTATGGCAGTTATTCCTGCTCTTACAGATTTCACATTTGTAGAAGAGAAAAAAGGAAAAATGTTCATCAATACACCAAACGCACTGGAAGGAAATAACAAAGACAAATGCGACACAGCAGCTGCAGCATTCCAGAGTGCTGAAACAGGTGTGATCGATGGTGTTGGTACAGAAGAAGAAATCATTGGCCAGATTCGTTCTTTAGTATCACTTCTTCCTTCTAATAACGAAGATACAGATAACTACACAGAATGCACAGATGATCTGAACCGTGTATGTGCAGATCTTGCGAACTGTGCAGGTGACACAGCAATCGCTCTGTCACAGATTGCTGACAACGGCGTATTTTTTGAGACAAAAGCTGATTTCGCGAAAGACATGGTTACAGGATTTGTCCGCTTAAACGGAGCTACTGTAGGTGCTGTTGCGAACAGAAGTGAAGTATACGATGCTGAAGGCAATAAGACAGAAGAATTTGACGGAACCATCTCTGCAAGAGGTGCAAGAAAAGCAGCTGATTTCGTGAAATTCTGTGATGCTTTTGATATTCCGGTACTGACTCTTACCAATGCAACAGGCTTCAAAGCCACTGTATGCAGTGAGAAGATGATGGCGAAATCTGTCGGAGAACTGGTTGCTGCATTTGCAGACGCTACAGTTCCGAAGGTAAACGTAGTGATCGGTAAGGCTTACGGTACAGCATACGTTGCAATGAACAGCAAATCCATCGGTGCAGATCTTGTATATGCATGGGATAACGCAGAAATCGGTATGATGGATGCTTCCCTCGCTGCAAAGATCATGTATGCAGATGCTGACGCTGCTACATTAAACGAGAAAGCTGCTCAGTACAGAGAACTTCAGAATGGTGTCGCTTCTGCAGCTGAAAGAGGCTATGTTGATACTGTGATCAGCCCGGCTGACACAAGAAAATATGTAATCGGTGCATTTGAAATGCTGTTCACAAAAAGGGAAGATCGTCCGTCTAAGAAACACGGAACGGTCTAA
- a CDS encoding OadG family transporter subunit yields the protein MKTFKKITSVCMALLVMAALIIGSTSMVFAADKVDDSVKNTLVNTAEGLTDTIIGLADADIENYLNSGDDFTTSAMQSWQSSKDELGSKKDKNGETSVTLKDDQYTVTVPVKFEKADANFVYVFDSTGTPVSLSVDVQYGMGKTLQRAGLNTLMGIGTVFVMLILLSLLISLFRFIPNPEAKKAAEAKAAKEVKEAEAAAAAPAVQAAEENLADDGELVAVIAAAIAAAEGTTTDGFVVRSIRKVKRNRR from the coding sequence ATGAAGACATTCAAAAAAATAACTTCTGTCTGCATGGCACTTCTCGTAATGGCTGCACTGATCATCGGCAGTACTTCCATGGTATTTGCTGCTGATAAGGTTGATGACTCTGTAAAAAACACACTGGTAAACACCGCTGAGGGTCTTACAGATACCATCATCGGACTGGCAGATGCAGATATTGAGAATTACCTGAATTCAGGAGACGACTTTACTACAAGTGCCATGCAGTCCTGGCAGTCTTCCAAAGATGAACTTGGATCAAAGAAGGACAAAAATGGCGAAACTTCTGTAACTTTAAAGGATGACCAGTACACAGTTACAGTTCCTGTGAAATTCGAGAAAGCAGATGCAAACTTTGTTTATGTATTCGATTCTACAGGAACACCTGTTTCCCTGTCTGTAGACGTACAGTACGGCATGGGAAAAACTCTCCAGAGAGCAGGACTTAACACTCTGATGGGTATTGGAACTGTATTCGTAATGCTGATTTTATTAAGTCTTCTGATCTCTCTGTTCAGATTCATCCCGAATCCTGAAGCAAAGAAAGCAGCAGAAGCCAAAGCAGCTAAGGAAGTAAAAGAAGCAGAAGCAGCTGCAGCAGCTCCAGCAGTACAGGCAGCAGAAGAAAACCTTGCAGATGACGGAGAACTGGTAGCTGTTATCGCAGCAGCAATTGCAGCAGCAGAAGGAACTACAACAGACGGATTCGTAGTTCGTTCCATCCGCAAAGTAAAAAGAAATAGAAGATAA
- a CDS encoding biotin/lipoyl-binding carrier protein: MKSYTITVNGTAYEVTVEETGSVSAPAAAPAAAPKAAPKAAPKAAAPAAGAGSVKVTASVPGKVVKVAASVGQAVKAGDSVVILESMKMEIPVVAPQDGTIASIDVAEGASVENGDTLATMN, from the coding sequence ATGAAAAGCTATACAATTACAGTAAACGGTACAGCATATGAAGTAACTGTTGAAGAAACAGGAAGCGTATCCGCTCCGGCAGCAGCTCCAGCTGCAGCACCTAAGGCAGCTCCGAAAGCAGCACCAAAAGCAGCAGCTCCTGCAGCAGGCGCAGGTTCAGTGAAAGTAACTGCTTCCGTACCAGGAAAAGTTGTCAAAGTAGCAGCAAGCGTTGGACAGGCAGTAAAGGCCGGAGACAGCGTAGTTATTCTTGAATCCATGAAAATGGAAATCCCTGTAGTAGCTCCTCAGGACGGTACCATTGCAAGCATTGATGTTGCAGAAGGTGCCTCTGTAGAAAACGGAGATACTTTAGCAACAATGAACTAA
- a CDS encoding sodium ion-translocating decarboxylase subunit beta has translation MSYVTETLSNLIHQTAFFNLTWGNYLMIAVACVFLYLAIKKGFEPLLLVPIAFGMLLVNIYPDIMANPEDMSNGVGGLLHYFYILDEWSILPSLIFMGVGAMTDFGPLIANPISFLMGAAAQLGIYAAYFLAIFLGFNGKAAAAISIIGGADGPTSIFLAGKLGQSALMGPIAVAAYSYMSLVPIIQPPIMKLCTTEKERKIKMDQLRPVSKLEKILFPIVITIVVCLILPTTAPLVGMLMLGNLFRECGVVKQLTETASNALMYIVVILLGTSVGASTSAEAFLNADTLKIVVLGLVAFAIGTFGGCMLGKLLCKLTHGRINPLIGSAGVSAVPMAARVSQKVGAEADPTNFLLMHAMGPNVAGVIGTAVAAGTFMAIFGV, from the coding sequence ATGTCTTATGTAACAGAAACATTGTCCAACCTGATTCATCAGACAGCATTCTTTAATCTGACATGGGGCAATTACCTGATGATCGCAGTAGCCTGCGTATTCCTTTACCTTGCTATCAAGAAAGGATTCGAGCCGCTTCTGCTTGTTCCTATCGCATTCGGTATGCTGCTTGTAAATATCTATCCGGACATTATGGCAAATCCGGAAGATATGTCCAATGGTGTAGGTGGACTTCTTCATTATTTCTACATCCTTGATGAGTGGAGTATCTTACCATCCCTGATCTTCATGGGTGTAGGTGCCATGACAGACTTCGGTCCGCTGATCGCCAACCCGATCAGCTTCCTGATGGGTGCAGCAGCACAGCTTGGTATCTATGCAGCTTACTTCCTTGCAATTTTCCTTGGATTCAACGGAAAAGCAGCAGCAGCAATCTCCATCATCGGTGGTGCTGATGGCCCGACTTCCATTTTCCTTGCAGGTAAACTGGGACAGTCTGCACTGATGGGACCGATCGCAGTGGCAGCATATTCCTATATGTCACTGGTTCCGATCATCCAGCCGCCTATCATGAAACTCTGCACAACAGAGAAAGAACGTAAGATCAAAATGGATCAGCTTCGTCCGGTTTCCAAACTGGAGAAGATCCTGTTCCCGATCGTTATCACAATCGTTGTTTGTCTGATCTTGCCTACAACAGCTCCTCTGGTTGGTATGCTCATGCTTGGTAACCTGTTCAGAGAGTGCGGCGTTGTAAAACAGCTGACAGAAACAGCTTCCAATGCCCTGATGTATATCGTAGTTATCCTTCTGGGTACATCTGTAGGTGCTTCCACAAGTGCAGAAGCATTCTTAAATGCAGATACTCTGAAGATCGTAGTTTTAGGTCTTGTTGCATTCGCAATCGGTACATTCGGTGGATGTATGCTTGGTAAACTGCTTTGCAAACTGACTCACGGACGTATCAACCCGCTGATCGGTTCCGCAGGTGTATCCGCAGTACCTATGGCAGCCCGTGTATCCCAGAAAGTGGGTGCAGAGGCAGATCCTACAAACTTCCTTCTGATGCACGCAATGGGTCCGAACGTTGCCGGTGTTATCGGTACAGCCGTAGCAGCCGGAACATTCATGGCTATTTTTGGTGTATAA
- a CDS encoding oxaloacetate decarboxylase subunit alpha: protein MAELEKKPVKIVETILRDAHQSQIATRMTTEQMLPIVDKLDKVGYHAVECWGGATFDASLRFLHEDPWERLRKLRDGFKNTKLQMLFRGQNILGYRPYADDVVEYFVQKSAANGIDIIRIFDCLNDLRNLQTAVSAANKEKAHAQVALSYTLGDAYTLEYWTDIAKRIEDMGADSICIKDMAGLLLPNKATELVTALKETVKIPIDLHTHYTSGVASMTYLKAVEAGVDIIDTAMSPFALGTSQPATEVMVETFKGTPYDTGFDQKLLSEIADYFRPIRDEALDSGLLNPKNLGVNIKTLLYQVPGGMLSNLTSQLKEQHAEDKFYDVLEEVPRVRKDLGEPPLVTPSSQIVGTQAVFNVLMGERYKMVTKETKDILLGKYGATVKPFNPEVQKKCIGDEKPITCRPADLLDNELEKLESEMAQYKEQDEDVLTYALFPQVAMDFFKYRQAQKTKVDETAADKKNGAYPV, encoded by the coding sequence ATGGCAGAATTAGAGAAAAAACCTGTTAAAATTGTGGAAACCATTCTCCGTGATGCTCATCAGTCTCAGATCGCAACACGTATGACCACAGAACAGATGCTTCCGATCGTAGATAAACTTGATAAAGTCGGCTATCACGCAGTAGAGTGCTGGGGTGGTGCAACATTCGATGCATCCCTTCGTTTCCTTCACGAAGATCCATGGGAAAGACTTCGTAAATTACGTGATGGCTTCAAGAACACAAAACTTCAGATGCTTTTCCGTGGACAGAACATCCTTGGATACCGTCCATATGCAGACGATGTTGTAGAATATTTCGTACAGAAATCTGCTGCAAACGGAATTGATATCATCCGTATTTTTGACTGCCTCAATGACCTTCGTAACCTTCAGACAGCTGTAAGCGCTGCAAACAAAGAGAAGGCTCATGCACAGGTAGCTCTTTCCTACACATTAGGAGATGCTTACACACTGGAATACTGGACAGACATTGCAAAACGTATCGAAGATATGGGCGCTGATTCCATCTGTATCAAAGATATGGCAGGTCTTCTCCTTCCAAACAAAGCTACAGAGCTTGTTACAGCATTAAAAGAAACAGTTAAGATCCCGATCGATCTTCATACACATTACACATCAGGTGTAGCTTCCATGACTTACTTAAAAGCAGTAGAAGCTGGTGTAGATATCATCGATACAGCAATGTCCCCATTCGCACTGGGTACTTCCCAGCCTGCAACTGAAGTTATGGTTGAGACATTCAAGGGAACACCATATGACACAGGATTCGACCAGAAACTTCTTTCTGAGATCGCTGACTACTTCCGTCCGATCCGTGACGAAGCTCTTGACAGCGGACTGCTCAATCCGAAGAATCTTGGTGTTAACATCAAGACTTTACTGTACCAGGTACCGGGCGGTATGCTCTCCAACCTGACTTCTCAGCTGAAAGAACAGCACGCAGAAGACAAATTCTACGATGTTCTCGAGGAAGTTCCGCGTGTACGTAAAGACCTTGGTGAACCGCCACTTGTTACTCCGTCTTCCCAGATCGTTGGTACACAGGCTGTATTCAACGTACTTATGGGCGAGAGATACAAAATGGTTACAAAAGAAACAAAGGATATCCTGTTAGGAAAATACGGCGCAACTGTAAAACCGTTCAATCCGGAAGTGCAGAAGAAGTGCATCGGCGATGAGAAACCGATCACCTGCCGTCCTGCAGATCTTCTTGACAACGAACTTGAGAAACTTGAGAGCGAAATGGCTCAGTACAAGGAACAGGATGAGGACGTATTAACATACGCACTGTTCCCACAGGTAGCTATGGACTTCTTCAAATACCGTCAGGCTCAGAAAACAAAAGTTGATGAGACAGCAGCAGACAAGAAGAACGGAGCATATCCAGTTTAA
- a CDS encoding NAD(P)/FAD-dependent oxidoreductase yields the protein MSKVLIIGGGAAGMMAGVFAARNHHEVHILEKNEKLGKKVFITGKGRCNVANACDTEELFPAVMSNPKFLYSGFYSFGPQDVMDFFEEAGVPLKVERGNRVFPQSDHSSDIIRALERELKKAGARVHLHTAVKKVVKERISDPETGIEKEKITGVILADGTFMEGDAVIVATGGFSYQSTGSTGDGYRFAEELGLKVTDISPSLVPLKTKEDYIPKLQGLSLKNTGLTIKNGKKVLYEDFGEMMFTHFGVTGPMVLSASAHIGSKLAKAPNGELTAYLDLKPALTREQLDARILREFESGQNKQFKNVIGVLFPSSLTPVMLELGGIPADKKIHDISREERQHFIDLIKAFPFTITGMGEFKEAIITKGGVSVKEINPGTMESKKISGLYFAGEVLDLDAVTGGYNLQIAWSTAYLAAQAIA from the coding sequence ATGAGTAAAGTTTTGATCATCGGCGGCGGAGCGGCCGGAATGATGGCGGGAGTTTTCGCAGCCCGGAACCATCATGAAGTTCATATATTAGAGAAAAATGAGAAACTGGGAAAGAAAGTTTTTATTACAGGAAAAGGCAGATGTAACGTAGCCAACGCCTGTGATACAGAAGAACTCTTCCCGGCAGTAATGAGTAATCCAAAGTTTCTCTACAGCGGATTCTATTCATTCGGTCCACAGGACGTTATGGACTTCTTTGAAGAAGCAGGTGTTCCTTTGAAGGTGGAAAGAGGAAACCGCGTCTTCCCACAGTCTGATCATTCCTCAGACATTATCCGTGCCCTGGAGCGCGAACTGAAGAAAGCAGGAGCCAGGGTTCATCTTCATACAGCTGTAAAAAAAGTAGTAAAAGAACGGATCTCTGATCCGGAGACTGGCATAGAGAAAGAAAAAATTACAGGTGTAATTCTGGCAGATGGTACCTTTATGGAAGGCGATGCAGTTATCGTAGCTACCGGCGGTTTTTCTTATCAGAGTACAGGCTCTACAGGAGACGGTTATCGCTTCGCGGAAGAACTGGGGCTGAAAGTTACAGACATCAGCCCATCTCTGGTTCCACTGAAGACGAAAGAAGACTATATTCCGAAACTGCAGGGGCTTTCCCTGAAGAATACGGGACTTACCATAAAGAACGGAAAGAAAGTACTGTACGAAGATTTCGGTGAAATGATGTTCACCCATTTCGGAGTCACAGGCCCTATGGTCCTGTCTGCCAGCGCCCATATCGGCAGCAAGCTGGCGAAAGCTCCCAATGGTGAACTGACCGCATATCTGGATCTGAAACCTGCCCTTACAAGAGAACAGCTGGATGCAAGGATTTTGAGAGAGTTTGAGTCAGGCCAGAATAAACAGTTTAAAAATGTGATAGGAGTACTTTTTCCCTCATCCCTGACCCCGGTAATGTTGGAACTGGGCGGGATCCCTGCAGATAAGAAGATCCATGATATCTCAAGGGAAGAGAGACAGCATTTTATAGATCTGATAAAGGCATTTCCATTTACCATTACAGGAATGGGAGAATTCAAGGAAGCTATTATCACCAAAGGTGGTGTTTCCGTAAAAGAGATCAATCCCGGAACTATGGAATCAAAAAAAATTTCAGGTCTGTATTTCGCAGGGGAAGTGCTGGATCTGGATGCGGTAACAGGCGGCTATAATCTACAGATCGCATGGTCTACCGCTTATCTGGCAGCACAGGCAATCGCCTGA
- the cmk gene encoding (d)CMP kinase yields the protein MGCNIAIDGPAGAGKSTIAKKVAKELSFIYVDTGAMYRAMAYYLLSQGIKGDEQEAIAEKCQGADISIEYKDGEQIVILNGENVNGVIRTEEVGNMASVSSANPKVREHLLKLQRTLAASNDVVMDGRDIGTTILPDAEVKIYLTASPETRAKRRALEYEQKGIACDINQICQDIVARDLRDMNREISPLKQAEDAVLVDSSEMGIDEVVNAILHVYRQKVQA from the coding sequence ATGGGCTGTAATATCGCCATTGACGGACCTGCAGGAGCAGGTAAAAGCACAATTGCAAAGAAAGTAGCGAAAGAATTATCTTTTATCTATGTGGATACAGGAGCCATGTACAGAGCCATGGCGTACTATCTGCTGAGCCAGGGCATCAAAGGAGATGAGCAGGAAGCCATCGCAGAGAAATGTCAGGGAGCAGATATTTCTATTGAATATAAAGACGGTGAGCAGATCGTGATCCTGAACGGAGAGAACGTAAATGGGGTGATCCGTACAGAAGAAGTAGGAAATATGGCTTCTGTAAGTTCTGCAAACCCGAAAGTCAGAGAACATCTTCTGAAACTCCAGAGAACTTTGGCAGCCAGCAATGATGTAGTGATGGACGGAAGAGATATCGGCACAACCATCCTGCCGGATGCAGAAGTAAAGATTTACCTTACAGCAAGTCCTGAAACCAGAGCGAAAAGAAGAGCTCTGGAGTACGAACAGAAAGGGATTGCCTGTGATATAAACCAGATCTGCCAGGATATCGTAGCCCGTGACCTGCGTGATATGAACAGAGAGATCTCTCCTCTTAAACAGGCAGAAGACGCAGTGCTTGTGGATTCTTCAGAAATGGGGATCGATGAAGTGGTAAATGCGATCCTTCATGTTTACAGACAGAAAGTGCAGGCATAA
- the ispH gene encoding 4-hydroxy-3-methylbut-2-enyl diphosphate reductase, which yields MKVKVAETAGFCFGVQRAIDKVYELIGKSEKPIFTLGPIIHNEEVVEDLASKGVQVISEKDIDAPSEKLRSGIVVIRSHGVGKPIYDKLKEKGISYVDVTCPFVLKIHRIVEKESLAGNHVIIIGDKDHPEVQGICGWCQGPCTVIRNEEEAEAFVPPADQKICIVSQTTFNYNKFKDLVEILRKKRYDNNVLNILNILNTICNATEERQKEAKNIAGEVDTMLVVGGRHSSNTQKLFEICKKECGNTYYIQTPVDLDSEMFQCSSYVGITAGASTPKKIIEEVQEHVRIKF from the coding sequence ATGAAGGTGAAGGTAGCAGAGACAGCAGGTTTCTGTTTCGGAGTGCAGAGGGCGATAGACAAAGTATATGAGCTTATCGGAAAGTCGGAGAAACCAATTTTTACACTTGGTCCTATCATTCATAATGAAGAAGTAGTGGAAGACCTGGCGTCAAAGGGTGTACAGGTGATCAGCGAAAAGGATATCGATGCTCCGTCTGAAAAGCTGCGCAGTGGAATTGTGGTGATCCGTTCCCATGGTGTAGGAAAACCAATCTACGATAAACTGAAAGAAAAAGGTATTTCCTATGTAGATGTCACCTGTCCGTTCGTTCTGAAGATACACCGTATCGTAGAGAAAGAAAGCCTCGCCGGAAACCATGTGATCATCATCGGTGATAAAGACCATCCTGAGGTTCAGGGTATCTGCGGGTGGTGCCAGGGTCCCTGTACAGTGATCAGAAATGAGGAAGAAGCAGAGGCCTTTGTACCTCCTGCAGACCAAAAAATTTGTATTGTGTCGCAAACAACATTTAATTACAACAAATTTAAAGATTTAGTTGAAATTCTCCGCAAAAAGAGGTATGATAATAATGTTTTAAATATTCTTAATATTTTAAACACTATTTGTAATGCTACCGAAGAACGGCAGAAAGAAGCAAAAAACATAGCCGGAGAGGTAGACACTATGTTGGTCGTAGGTGGCCGGCACAGTTCCAATACTCAAAAGCTGTTTGAAATATGTAAAAAGGAATGTGGAAATACTTACTATATACAAACACCTGTAGACTTGGATTCTGAAATGTTCCAATGCAGTAGTTATGTAGGTATTACAGCAGGGGCTTCCACCCCAAAGAAAATTATTGAGGAGGTTCAAGAACATGTCAGAATTAAGTTTTGA